The following are encoded in a window of Spea bombifrons isolate aSpeBom1 chromosome 2, aSpeBom1.2.pri, whole genome shotgun sequence genomic DNA:
- the DNAJC30 gene encoding dnaJ homolog subfamily C member 30, mitochondrial, protein MAEVSRRLSKWRVLQTLTERVPTALSLPFLTPQDKVSDTDWEDIDLAARFSRGRGLFKRPPAEDLFPPTGSGKRFFSQGTCFQASNENSRRGNGARETPPLYRSRTAYYDILAVSGNATQSQIKTAYYKQSFRYHPDRNAGSEEAAYRFGEVTEAYHVLGSVSLRKKYDRGILSFEDVRTARRPNGKGSSPSRKGSPGRKDVSSSSKTPVKPMFNFDAFYQAHYGEQLERERILKERRELYRKLKREPSQRWQFDKMGNMAAVLLMVSAAALLVSFK, encoded by the coding sequence ATGGCGGAGGTCAGCCGTAGGTTGTCGAAATGGAGAGTTTTGCAAACTTTGACCGAGAGGGTCCCTACGGCTTTATCTTTGCCTTTCCTAACGCCTCAGGATAAGGTCAGCGATACCGACTGGGAAGATATTGATCTAGCTGCCCGGTTCTCCAGGGGAAGGGGGTTGTTTAAGAGGCCGCCTGCTGAGGACCTCTTTCCCCCTACCGGCTCCGGAAAGCGTTTTTTCTCCCAGGGCACCTGCTTTCAGGCTTCTAACGAAAACAGCCGCCGCGGTAATGGCGCCCGAGAGACCCCACCGCTGTACAGGTCCCGGACTGCTTATTATGATATCTTGGCAGTGTCTGGAAACGCGACCCAGTCTCAGATCAAGACCGCTTACTACAAGCAGTCATTCCGTTACCATCCAGACCGGAACGCCGGTAGTGAGGAGGCTGCCTACCGATTTGGGGAAGTGACCGAGGCCTACCATGTTCTGGGCAGTGTCAGTCTCAGGAAGAAGTATGACCGGGGCATCCTGAGCTTCGAAGATGTCCGTACGGCTCGGAGGCCTAACGGGAAGGGAAGCAGCCCCTCACGGAAAGGATCTCCCGGCCGAAAGGACGTGTCAAGCAGTTCCAAGACCCCCGTGAAACCCATGTTTAACTTCGACGCCTTCTACCAGGCGCACTACGGGGAGCAGCTGGAGAGGGAGCGGATCCTTAAGGAGAGAAGAGAACTGTACAGGAAACTCAAAAGGGAGCCGAGCCAGAGGTGGCAATTTGACAAAATGGGCAATATGGCTGCTGTGCTGCTCATGGTCTCTGCTGCTGCGCTCTTGGTGTCTTTTAAATGA
- the BUD23 gene encoding probable 18S rRNA (guanine-N(7))-methyltransferase, with protein sequence MAGSVRRPEQTGPPELFYNEAEARKYTQNSRMIDIQTQMSERAIELLCLPEDQPCFLLDVGCGSGLSGDYVSELGHHWIGIDISSAMLDVALEREVEGDLIRGDMGQGIPFRPGTFDGCISISALQWLCNADKKTHSPPQRLFRFFSTLYSSLARGARAVLQIYPENGEQLELITSQAMRAGFTGGMVVDYPNSAKAKKFFLCLFAGVSGVLPKGLGEEGAGHETSRQVSFTNQRTRFRTARGKSAKKSKDWILEKKERRRRQGKEVRADTKFSGRKRRPHF encoded by the exons ATGGCTGGGAGTGTGCGGCGCCCTGAGCAGACAGGGCCTCCTGAATTG TTTTATAATGAAGCTGAAGCGAGAAAATATACCCAAAA CTCCCGTATGATTGACATTCAAACCCAAATGTCTGAACGTGCTATAGAGCTCTTGTGTCTGCCAGAAGATCAGCCTTGCTTTCTGCTGGATGTGGG CTGCGGCTCGGGTCTAAGTGGAGATTATGTGTCGGAGCTCGGCCATCACTGGATTGGGATAGATATTAGCTCTGCAATGTTAG ATGTGGCATTAGAGCGTGAAGTGGAAGGGGACCTGATCAGAGGGGACATGGGACAGGGAATCCCATTTCGCCCTGGCACATTTGATGGCTGCATCAG TATCTCTGCCCTGCAGTGGCTCTGTAATGCGGATAAGAAGACACATAGCCCACCTCAACGTTTGTTTCGCTTCTTCTCAACTCTTTACTCTTCTCTG GCACGCGGCGCAAGGGCGGTTCTCCAGATTTATCCAGAGAATGGCGAACAG CTAGAGTTAATTACATCTCAGGCAATGAGAGCAGGCTTTACTGGTGGAATGGTCGTGGATTATCCTAATAGTGCCAAGGCTAAAAA GTTTTTCCTGTGTCTCTTTGCTGGAGTCTCTGGTGTGTTGCCCAAG GGTCTGGGTGAAGAAGGAGCTGGTCACGAAACATCTCGTCAGGTTTCATTTACCAACCAGAG AACACGATTTAGAACGGCTCGGGGAAAATCTGCAAAGAAGAGCAAAGACTGGATTCTTGAGAAAAAAGAACGAAGGAGGCGTCAGGGAAA AGAGGTCCGCGCTGATACAAAGTTTAGTGGAAGAAAAAGAAGACCTCATTTTTAA